In one window of Bizionia sp. M204 DNA:
- a CDS encoding (4Fe-4S)-binding protein, whose protein sequence is MPKVYNPIERPWIKPNNASTAALLDQVSKCPSGALSIK, encoded by the coding sequence TTGCCAAAGGTTTATAACCCTATAGAGAGACCTTGGATTAAACCTAACAATGCCAGTACGGCGGCGTTACTAGACCAAGTTTCAAAATGTCCTTCAGGCGCATTGAGCATAAAATAA
- a CDS encoding helix-turn-helix domain-containing protein — protein sequence MNKKSIINNTPICQIRMQAISDTMSILTGKWKFHILGILIEGNKMGFMDLQREINGIGSKMLSKELQDLELNHLISRTVMDTKPITVAYAITEHGATLSPLINELAKWGIAYRKSVHGSK from the coding sequence ATGAATAAAAAATCAATAATAAATAACACGCCTATTTGCCAAATTAGGATGCAAGCTATTAGCGACACGATGAGCATTTTAACTGGAAAATGGAAATTCCATATTTTAGGCATACTTATCGAAGGCAACAAAATGGGATTTATGGATTTGCAGCGTGAAATAAATGGCATTGGTAGTAAAATGCTTTCCAAAGAACTTCAAGATTTAGAACTAAACCACTTAATAAGCCGCACCGTTATGGATACAAAACCTATAACGGTTGCGTACGCTATCACTGAACATGGTGCAACACTTTCGCCTTTAATTAATGAACTAGCCAAATGGGGAATTGCATATCGAAAGTCCGTGCATGGTTCAAAATAA
- a CDS encoding Dps family protein, translated as MTKLNPIGLDMEKSKKLADKLNELLADYSIFYQNVRGYHWNIKGDKFFELHDKFQELYEDLFIKIDEVAERIRTLGHTPNHKFSIYQKEAKIKESSEVADGIQDMKDTLESFKIIITLQRELLVLSADAEDEGTNALMSDYISEQEKLVWMYSAYLK; from the coding sequence ATGACGAAATTAAATCCAATTGGTTTGGACATGGAAAAGTCCAAAAAACTTGCAGATAAATTGAATGAACTCTTGGCTGATTATTCCATATTTTATCAAAATGTTAGAGGGTATCATTGGAATATAAAAGGAGATAAATTTTTCGAGTTACACGATAAATTTCAAGAACTTTATGAAGATTTATTTATAAAAATTGATGAAGTAGCTGAACGAATTCGCACCCTTGGTCACACACCAAACCATAAATTCTCAATCTATCAGAAAGAAGCCAAAATCAAAGAAAGTTCTGAAGTGGCGGACGGAATTCAAGATATGAAAGACACGCTTGAATCATTCAAAATTATCATCACACTGCAACGTGAACTTCTGGTACTATCGGCAGATGCTGAAGATGAAGGAACAAATGCACTTATGAGCGATTACATTAGTGAGCAGGAAAAATTAGTTTGGATGTATTCTGCATATTTAAAATAG
- a CDS encoding MFS transporter has translation MLTLFGVIAHYGVYVYITSLVDEIQLAGGVESALLFFGIGSLISVLLAIKYTDKYLRLLTIAMFALLIFSMGVFLMFGGTKGMGHLAFFLWGLSFGPLVTLLQAAVSRQVETAKDVATSVQSSVFNLSIMIASSVAGLLLGVYSPMSLVYFAIALSVPGLIISFLSKKTLG, from the coding sequence TTGCTAACGCTATTTGGCGTAATAGCACATTATGGTGTGTATGTATACATTACAAGCCTTGTTGATGAAATTCAGTTGGCAGGCGGTGTTGAAAGTGCCTTATTGTTTTTTGGAATAGGATCTCTGATTTCTGTGTTGTTGGCTATAAAATATACCGATAAATATTTAAGGCTATTAACCATAGCCATGTTTGCCTTACTAATCTTTTCTATGGGTGTTTTTCTAATGTTTGGTGGCACTAAGGGTATGGGGCATTTAGCTTTCTTTTTGTGGGGACTTTCATTTGGCCCATTAGTAACTTTGTTACAAGCAGCCGTAAGCCGGCAAGTAGAAACAGCCAAAGATGTTGCTACATCAGTTCAGTCTTCTGTTTTTAATTTATCCATTATGATTGCATCCTCTGTTGCTGGACTGTTGCTTGGTGTATATTCTCCAATGAGCTTGGTTTATTTTGCAATTGCTTTGTCTGTTCCAGGCTTAATTATTTCCTTTTTATCTAAAAAAACTTTAGGTTGA
- a CDS encoding amidohydrolase family protein, translated as MKTENAYLQGRQDTYPKRRGLTRVKEFIEYGINVAFAQDSINDPWYPMGNGNMMNILDNGIHLAQIMSSEDVKTNFDLNTYNGARCLNIQDNYGLEVGKTANFIVLNESTVYEAMRKRVDVLASVRNGNLLLRRKEMAYDVPLSL; from the coding sequence TTGAAAACGGAGAATGCCTATTTACAAGGCCGTCAAGACACCTACCCTAAACGTCGTGGCTTAACGCGAGTTAAAGAGTTTATTGAATACGGAATAAATGTGGCTTTTGCACAAGATTCAATCAATGATCCGTGGTACCCAATGGGGAATGGAAATATGATGAATATTTTGGATAATGGAATTCACTTGGCTCAAATTATGTCTTCGGAAGATGTAAAAACTAATTTCGATTTAAATACCTATAACGGAGCTCGTTGTTTAAATATTCAAGACAATTATGGTTTAGAGGTTGGTAAAACAGCAAACTTTATCGTTTTAAATGAAAGCACTGTTTATGAAGCTATGCGTAAACGAGTAGATGTATTAGCTTCTGTTCGCAATGGCAACTTATTATTGCGTAGAAAAGAAATGGCTTATGATGTTCCTTTAAGCTTATAA
- a CDS encoding nuclear transport factor 2 family protein: protein MKNSAKTVVENMFKAFSSGDADKFVATVSEDTVWVYHGTQIIPAGTFKHKEGVRTFFTNIMERTEIINFEPQQYIVENNMVVVIGREHQKVKRSGRELKQKWVQIYTVENDLITRMEEFATSEEVT, encoded by the coding sequence ATGAAAAATTCAGCAAAAACAGTAGTAGAAAATATGTTTAAAGCCTTTAGTAGTGGCGATGCCGATAAATTTGTTGCCACAGTATCAGAAGATACGGTATGGGTTTATCATGGCACACAAATTATTCCGGCAGGAACTTTTAAACATAAAGAAGGTGTCAGAACATTTTTCACCAATATTATGGAACGTACTGAAATTATCAACTTTGAACCTCAACAATATATCGTTGAAAATAATATGGTTGTGGTAATAGGAAGGGAACATCAAAAAGTAAAACGGTCTGGAAGGGAGCTAAAACAAAAATGGGTTCAGATTTATACGGTTGAAAACGATTTAATAACTAGAATGGAAGAGTTTGCAACCTCCGAGGAGGTAACGTAA
- a CDS encoding YceI family protein, with translation MLYYTGSLTTKGDALNDASFDFRVKIESINTHVEDRDNHLRSADFFEVEKYPEMTFKSTKISATEKSNQYILKGELTIKGVTKDVVFDVHYGGKVKNNQGEKLGMKAETTINRFDYNIDYDPTATGVGKEVNIVIHLQFAKQ, from the coding sequence ATTTTATATTATACCGGAAGCTTAACTACAAAAGGAGATGCGCTTAATGATGCAAGTTTCGATTTTAGGGTTAAAATTGAAAGTATTAATACCCATGTAGAAGATAGGGATAACCATTTAAGAAGTGCTGACTTTTTTGAAGTTGAAAAATATCCTGAAATGACTTTTAAAAGCACGAAAATTTCAGCTACCGAAAAAAGTAATCAATATATTTTAAAAGGAGAACTAACTATTAAAGGTGTGACGAAAGACGTCGTTTTTGATGTTCATTATGGCGGTAAAGTGAAAAACAACCAAGGTGAAAAATTAGGAATGAAAGCTGAAACAACGATAAATAGATTTGACTATAATATTGATTATGACCCTACTGCTACTGGCGTTGGGAAGGAGGTTAATATTGTGATTCACCTTCAATTTGCAAAACAGTAA
- a CDS encoding OFA family MFS transporter, whose translation MNNLYLNRWFIAIMGTLLQLVLGTVYAWSFFQKPIISEYGWSNVQTMWIFSLAILFLGLSAAVGGLILPKYGPKKLASLGAFLYGLGYLMSAYAMHISSLSLFYIGFGVIGGIGLGLGYVTPVATVSKWFPDKKGFITGMVVMGFGLGALAMSKLIAPLLINMTNDNMVHVFFYIAIVLMVIGIPAGLSMKNPPSGFVPKNYTPPVKSAISQDHENNLTVTRSLLSTKFLGMWLIFFLNISAGIMFISLQSPMIQDLFRIQDASISTESLAVAGATLIAISSLFNGIGRFFWGGISDKIGRIQVFRLILSTQILVFTFMIFTVNPWVFGALVCYVLLCYGGGFGAMPSYVLDVFHAKLMPVIYGVILTAWALGGIVGPQVAAFIRDYYTHTPELIGPRTYMAGTVLLSIGLLVSLTLSNKSITEVSV comes from the coding sequence ATGAATAACCTTTATTTAAATCGTTGGTTTATTGCAATTATGGGAACGCTTCTTCAGCTCGTACTGGGAACCGTTTATGCATGGAGTTTTTTTCAAAAGCCAATTATTTCCGAGTATGGATGGAGCAACGTTCAAACGATGTGGATCTTTAGTTTAGCTATTCTATTTCTAGGTTTGTCCGCTGCAGTTGGAGGGCTAATTCTTCCAAAATATGGACCCAAAAAGTTGGCTTCTCTTGGAGCTTTTCTATATGGTTTAGGCTATTTAATGAGTGCTTACGCTATGCATATTAGTAGTTTATCTCTTTTTTACATAGGTTTTGGAGTGATTGGCGGGATTGGTTTGGGATTAGGTTATGTTACGCCCGTGGCAACCGTTTCAAAATGGTTCCCGGACAAAAAAGGATTTATCACGGGCATGGTAGTTATGGGTTTTGGTTTGGGTGCACTTGCCATGTCAAAACTAATTGCACCTCTGTTAATTAACATGACCAATGATAATATGGTACACGTGTTTTTCTACATTGCCATAGTACTAATGGTCATTGGAATTCCCGCGGGATTAAGTATGAAAAATCCACCATCGGGATTTGTGCCAAAAAACTATACGCCACCCGTAAAAAGCGCAATTAGTCAAGATCACGAAAATAATTTAACAGTTACAAGAAGTTTGTTATCAACAAAATTTTTAGGCATGTGGCTTATTTTCTTTCTTAATATTTCGGCAGGAATAATGTTTATTAGCTTGCAGTCTCCTATGATTCAGGATTTATTTAGAATCCAAGATGCTTCAATAAGTACAGAGTCTCTTGCTGTGGCAGGTGCAACACTAATAGCTATTAGTTCATTGTTTAATGGCATTGGGCGTTTCTTTTGGGGCGGAATATCAGATAAAATTGGAAGAATTCAAGTATTCCGATTAATTTTGAGTACCCAAATATTGGTTTTTACATTCATGATATTCACGGTTAATCCATGGGTTTTTGGGGCGTTGGTTTGTTATGTCTTGCTTTGTTATGGTGGCGGTTTTGGTGCTATGCCATCTTACGTATTGGATGTTTTTCATGCGAAGCTTATGCCTGTTATTTATGGTGTTATTTTAACCGCATGGGCACTAGGAGGAATTGTGGGACCTCAAGTTGCTGCATTTATTCGCGATTATTATACACATACACCAGAGCTAATTGGCCCACGAACGTACATGGCTGGTACTGTTTTATTGAGTATTGGTTTATTGGTAAGTCTAACACTTTCTAATAAATCTATAACCGAAGTGAGCGTGTGA
- a CDS encoding pirin family protein, protein MSNIKLIIEERAANIGKFMVGRLLPFRQKRMVGPFIYIDHMGPVKLNERENFDVLPHPHIGLSTLTFLFEGSIMHRDALGNEVEIKPGAVNWMTAGKGIVHSERTPEYLRDSPLFMHGLQIWVALPKHLEQMEPAFSHIEEAEIPSWSEGDLQFKLVAGEAFGKKSPVPVFSKLFMLEIKSKSKQVVNIGNDLFGEAGMYILEGAIESEGNVYQPKQLLVAKDSTLCEFTIQENTTIYIFGGEPFPEERFIDWNFVSSDKELIKEAKEKWKTQSFTKIKGDETEFIPYPTFNRK, encoded by the coding sequence ATGTCAAATATCAAATTGATAATAGAAGAAAGAGCTGCCAACATAGGAAAGTTTATGGTAGGTCGTTTGTTACCATTTAGACAGAAACGAATGGTTGGCCCCTTTATTTACATAGATCACATGGGGCCTGTAAAGCTTAATGAACGTGAAAATTTTGATGTGCTGCCACATCCACATATTGGACTTTCCACGCTTACTTTTTTATTTGAAGGAAGCATTATGCATCGTGATGCTCTAGGCAATGAAGTAGAAATTAAACCTGGTGCTGTAAATTGGATGACTGCAGGAAAGGGCATTGTACATTCCGAACGCACACCAGAGTATTTACGCGACTCGCCATTATTTATGCACGGTTTACAAATTTGGGTGGCACTGCCAAAACATTTGGAGCAAATGGAGCCAGCATTCTCTCATATTGAAGAAGCTGAAATTCCGAGTTGGTCAGAGGGAGATTTGCAGTTTAAACTAGTGGCAGGTGAAGCTTTTGGGAAAAAATCACCAGTTCCCGTTTTTAGCAAACTGTTTATGCTTGAAATAAAAAGTAAATCAAAACAGGTTGTAAATATTGGTAACGACCTTTTTGGCGAAGCAGGTATGTATATTCTGGAAGGCGCTATTGAAAGTGAAGGCAACGTTTATCAACCTAAACAATTATTGGTGGCAAAGGACAGTACACTTTGCGAGTTCACGATTCAGGAAAACACCACAATCTATATTTTTGGCGGTGAACCTTTTCCTGAAGAACGCTTTATTGATTGGAACTTTGTTTCTTCAGATAAAGAATTGATAAAAGAAGCAAAAGAAAAATGGAAAACCCAATCTTTTACTAAAATTAAAGGAGACGAAACTGAATTTATTCCGTACCCAACATTTAATAGAAAATAG
- a CDS encoding MFS transporter: MWPMIAAYGMRLVDEKYHGRAIAVIMAGTTLGISIGMPIMTTIGNDYGWRTQFIGLGGFIIVIALISFFALPSIPGENLLKVLLHLLC, from the coding sequence ATGTGGCCAATGATTGCCGCTTACGGCATGCGACTCGTAGATGAAAAGTATCATGGGAGAGCTATAGCTGTAATTATGGCAGGAACTACATTGGGAATTAGTATCGGTATGCCCATTATGACCACTATTGGTAATGATTATGGTTGGCGCACACAATTTATAGGGCTAGGTGGGTTTATTATTGTTATTGCTTTAATTAGTTTTTTTGCATTACCTTCTATACCTGGTGAAAACTTACTAAAGGTTCTTCTCCATTTGCTCTGTTAA
- a CDS encoding DsbA family protein — protein sequence MTNETSKNNPLLCDIETGMCETTDGELNTSTKSNQQSTEKSVKLMYYTDPICSSCWGIEPQLRKLKLEYGNAVEIDYRMGGLLPDWNYNSGGISGPSDVASHWDEVSVHYDMPIDGDLWLEDPMDSSYPSSIAFKAAQLQDKEKAVLYMREIRELMFLKKKNMAKWENLAMAAENVGLDVAQLKTDFDGQAKTLFEADLKLGRKLGVRGFPTIFFVDEAGNQETVYGTRPYAFYEMAILKLNPNATKSEYSKNWESLFTIYPSLTAKEYSELSGTPRTESEAVLNQLSKTCNLEKFSTKNGSIWTLVK from the coding sequence ATGACGAACGAAACATCAAAAAATAATCCACTTTTATGCGATATCGAAACTGGAATGTGTGAAACAACAGATGGTGAATTAAACACTTCAACTAAAAGTAATCAGCAATCCACAGAGAAATCTGTAAAATTAATGTATTACACAGATCCAATTTGTTCGTCCTGTTGGGGAATTGAACCACAATTACGTAAATTGAAACTAGAATACGGCAATGCTGTGGAGATTGATTATAGAATGGGAGGTTTACTACCAGACTGGAATTACAATAGTGGTGGAATAAGTGGTCCTTCAGACGTTGCCAGTCATTGGGACGAAGTAAGTGTTCATTATGATATGCCTATAGATGGAGACCTTTGGTTGGAAGACCCAATGGATTCATCTTACCCATCCTCTATTGCGTTTAAGGCAGCCCAACTTCAAGATAAGGAGAAGGCCGTTTTATACATGCGGGAAATCAGAGAATTGATGTTTTTGAAAAAGAAAAATATGGCTAAATGGGAAAACTTGGCTATGGCAGCTGAAAATGTAGGTTTGGACGTGGCTCAATTAAAAACGGATTTTGATGGCCAAGCCAAAACGCTGTTTGAAGCTGATTTAAAATTAGGAAGAAAACTAGGTGTTCGAGGGTTTCCAACCATATTTTTTGTTGATGAAGCTGGCAACCAAGAAACCGTGTATGGCACCAGACCCTATGCTTTTTATGAAATGGCGATTTTAAAATTAAATCCGAATGCTACTAAAAGTGAATACAGTAAAAACTGGGAATCTCTCTTCACAATTTACCCTTCACTCACGGCAAAAGAGTATTCTGAACTTTCAGGAACACCGCGAACCGAAAGTGAAGCGGTTTTAAATCAACTTTCTAAAACATGTAATTTAGAGAAATTTTCAACTAAAAATGGATCTATTTGGACCCTCGTTAAATAA
- a CDS encoding DNA topoisomerase IB: MYFRKKHGKGFRYVDGSNTTVKDKKLKDWFKSLVIPPAWTDVEINTKKHAKILVTGRDDKDRKQYIYNQEFVEKRNQEKFDRILKFAEQLEHMRRVTGQHLRKRSLTREKVLACMVRLLEAAYFRPGSDYYTQENETYGLTTMRSKHLNIEGDELIFSYVGKSGKKQERNIVDEKLAKIVQEIDDLPGYEIFKFIDENGAKQDVKSEHLNDYIKEVMGEAFSAKDFRTWSGTVIAAMALDEIGALEEEDQQMLDKNIRDAVVRVSEHLGNTPSVARSSYIDPRVIDEYTHGKTINYFQNEVNRLIKENKNLSREELGVLCMLKKKLK, encoded by the coding sequence ATGTACTTTAGAAAAAAACATGGAAAGGGATTTCGGTATGTAGATGGTTCCAATACCACCGTTAAGGATAAAAAACTGAAAGATTGGTTTAAATCTTTAGTTATCCCACCGGCTTGGACTGATGTGGAAATAAACACGAAAAAGCATGCTAAAATTTTAGTTACAGGTCGAGATGATAAGGATAGAAAGCAATATATCTATAATCAAGAATTTGTAGAAAAACGAAATCAAGAGAAATTTGATCGGATTCTCAAATTTGCAGAACAATTGGAACACATGCGCCGTGTTACAGGTCAGCACCTCCGAAAACGCTCCTTAACCAGAGAAAAGGTTTTAGCATGCATGGTTCGTTTGCTAGAAGCAGCTTACTTTAGGCCGGGTAGTGATTACTATACTCAAGAAAATGAAACCTATGGTTTAACAACCATGCGTAGTAAACATTTGAATATTGAAGGCGACGAATTGATTTTTAGTTATGTAGGTAAATCTGGGAAAAAGCAAGAACGAAATATCGTGGATGAGAAGCTTGCAAAAATAGTACAAGAAATAGATGATTTGCCCGGTTATGAAATTTTCAAATTTATTGATGAAAATGGGGCGAAGCAAGACGTAAAAAGCGAACATTTAAACGACTATATAAAAGAAGTTATGGGCGAAGCGTTTTCGGCTAAAGATTTTAGAACTTGGTCGGGAACCGTAATTGCCGCTATGGCTTTGGATGAAATTGGAGCTTTAGAAGAGGAGGACCAACAAATGTTGGATAAAAACATTCGTGACGCCGTAGTGCGTGTTAGTGAGCATTTAGGAAATACACCGTCCGTGGCCAGAAGTTCATATATTGATCCACGCGTAATTGATGAATATACACATGGAAAAACTATTAATTATTTTCAAAATGAAGTTAACCGATTAATTAAGGAAAATAAAAATCTATCTCGAGAGGAACTAGGTGTTTTATGTATGCTGAAGAAAAAATTGAAATAA
- a CDS encoding amidohydrolase family protein, which translates to MKKKKFFNAKIYRNDSATEMIVENGKITHLGTNLPKCDEEIDLNGKLVLPPYVDPHLHLDYVYTLSELGQEGAGSGTLFEAIELWPQFKKTLTVESVKRLAMKGIKDEVSQGVQHIRTHIDVLPILTLRH; encoded by the coding sequence ATGAAAAAAAAAAAATTCTTTAATGCGAAAATTTATCGCAACGATTCTGCAACCGAAATGATTGTAGAAAACGGGAAAATTACGCATCTCGGAACTAATTTACCAAAATGCGATGAAGAAATTGATCTCAACGGCAAGCTTGTTTTACCTCCTTATGTAGATCCACATTTGCATTTGGATTATGTATATACATTATCAGAACTAGGACAGGAAGGCGCAGGTTCCGGTACATTATTTGAAGCTATTGAGTTATGGCCCCAATTCAAAAAAACACTGACGGTAGAAAGTGTAAAAAGATTGGCTATGAAGGGAATTAAAGACGAAGTGTCCCAAGGCGTACAGCATATTAGAACTCATATAGATGTGTTACCGATCCTAACTTTACGGCATTAA
- a CDS encoding bifunctional 2-polyprenyl-6-hydroxyphenol methylase/3-demethylubiquinol 3-O-methyltransferase UbiG translates to MWGFEPSKSTVLTNSFFLEQQIKNVLILGIGYGRNAQIFQEHGITVTGIEISKTAIDLAQKYFGNDLTIHHGSVTEMPFDENLYDGIYAYALIHFLNKNERGKLIQDCMNQLTAGGFMVFATVAKDAQIYGRGTYISKDRFEIYGGLKMFFYDEETIREEFGKVGLLEIIEVDDIYPFYLITCKKGK, encoded by the coding sequence TTGTGGGGTTTTGAACCCTCAAAATCTACGGTATTAACAAACAGTTTCTTTCTTGAACAGCAGATTAAAAACGTACTCATACTTGGAATAGGCTATGGACGAAATGCTCAAATATTTCAGGAGCATGGAATAACTGTTACAGGAATTGAAATTTCTAAAACGGCGATTGATTTAGCTCAAAAGTATTTTGGAAATGATTTAACAATACATCACGGCTCTGTAACAGAAATGCCATTTGATGAAAATTTGTATGATGGAATATATGCATATGCTCTAATTCACTTTTTGAACAAAAACGAAAGAGGAAAGTTAATCCAAGACTGCATGAACCAACTTACGGCAGGTGGTTTTATGGTTTTTGCAACGGTTGCAAAAGATGCCCAAATTTATGGTCGTGGAACTTACATTTCTAAAGACAGATTTGAAATATATGGAGGTTTAAAAATGTTCTTTTATGACGAAGAGACTATTCGAGAGGAATTTGGTAAAGTAGGATTATTGGAAATAATAGAAGTGGATGATATTTATCCCTTTTATCTAATAACATGTAAGAAAGGAAAATAG
- a CDS encoding 2,3-butanediol dehydrogenase, protein MKTMKAARWHAAKDIRVKETSIPIPKDNQVKIAVKFTGICESDLHEYLDGPQLIPVDEPYAPNGHQGTTTLGHEFSGVVEEVGKNVKNIKKGDRVTVEPIFRNPESPFITTGEYNLSEPLGFVGLTSNGGFAKYVVAEDYMVHKMPDSMTFEQGAIVEPAAVAAYAIQRSGMKMGDTVLIAGAGPIGLLTVQVAVATGASQIFVSDLSENRLKKAKEVGATHTFDARDQDIPQKIRKMTGNGVDIFIDAAGAQASFDTGINSLRNGGTAVLVALFGKKVTHDALNQTLRELTIIGTAAYRNIFPQVIALISSGKLPVEKLVTSVISLDEIVEKGFEALTNDPSEVKILVDINR, encoded by the coding sequence ATGAAGACGATGAAAGCAGCGCGCTGGCATGCAGCAAAAGATATTAGAGTAAAAGAAACTTCAATTCCAATACCAAAAGATAATCAAGTAAAAATAGCCGTGAAATTCACAGGAATCTGTGAATCGGATTTACATGAATATTTAGATGGTCCACAATTAATTCCTGTAGATGAACCATATGCACCTAACGGCCATCAGGGAACTACAACGCTTGGACACGAATTTTCTGGAGTCGTTGAAGAAGTTGGTAAAAACGTGAAAAACATTAAAAAAGGGGATCGCGTAACAGTAGAGCCAATTTTTAGAAACCCTGAAAGTCCGTTTATTACAACTGGAGAATACAACCTTTCTGAACCGCTAGGGTTTGTGGGATTAACGTCCAACGGTGGTTTTGCTAAATACGTAGTAGCAGAAGACTATATGGTTCATAAAATGCCAGACTCTATGACTTTTGAGCAAGGTGCTATTGTTGAGCCAGCAGCCGTTGCTGCCTATGCTATACAACGAAGTGGCATGAAAATGGGCGACACTGTATTGATTGCAGGCGCAGGTCCTATTGGTTTATTAACGGTTCAAGTTGCCGTGGCTACAGGTGCTTCTCAAATCTTTGTTTCAGACCTTTCAGAGAACAGGTTGAAAAAAGCTAAAGAAGTTGGTGCGACTCATACTTTTGACGCAAGAGATCAAGATATTCCTCAAAAAATTAGAAAAATGACTGGTAATGGTGTGGATATTTTTATTGATGCCGCTGGAGCTCAAGCCTCATTTGATACCGGAATAAATAGTCTTCGCAACGGAGGAACAGCAGTTTTGGTTGCACTTTTTGGTAAAAAGGTGACGCATGATGCATTAAATCAAACGTTAAGAGAATTGACCATTATTGGAACAGCCGCCTATCGTAATATTTTCCCTCAAGTAATTGCTTTAATTAGTAGCGGAAAATTACCAGTAGAAAAGCTGGTTACGAGCGTCATCTCATTAGACGAGATTGTAGAAAAGGGCTTTGAGGCATTGACTAACGACCCTTCAGAAGTGAAAATATTGGTTGATATCAACCGCTAA